CTGCAGAGGAAGAGCCGAATGGAAGATCATGTCCCCGGGGGCCCTCGGTGCATTCCAGCTCCGGCTGCTGCCTTGCAAGGCTGCGTTTGCTGCACCGTCCCCAGGCCTTTAGCACAAATCAGCAGCGTGCTGTGATGCTGGGGGTGGCCAAGGGTTTCTGAAGCACATTTAACACTGCTGAAAGGTGAGAGAAGGGGGATGGAGACCTTGGAGGAGTGTCTCAAGTCgttctgcagcaggagcagatctTGTCCTTAGGATGTtcagtgcagcacaggcacTCAGAGGAGCTGAGCTTTTGTGCCAACAATTTCTGACATGGTTGGAACTCCCTCATATGCTGCTGGTATTTCCTTTGCAGTCAGGGTGTAGTGAGGCTCAGATTCGCTGTACCCCTGGCTCCATGTTGACCTCGAGTCTCTCCAggtgctttctgccagaggccCTGCGGTGGAGAGCACATTTCTCACACGTGATCCTGTCTGGACTGCCTCAAGGGCAACCATGCTGCCAATTTCCTCTTTGATCCCTCCAAAGGCTTGTTGCTCCTCAGGGCCCCAGTCAAATAGTTCTTTTGGGTCACTTGATTAAGGGGATTTACAAGTCTACTGTAACCTGGAATATGCATTCTCCAGAATTCCACAGTGTCTGGGGATTGCAgtgtcatagaatggtttgagttggaaaggaccttaaagctcctccagttccaacccctgctacgggcagggacaccttccactagagcaggttgttccaaggccctctgtccaacctggccttgaacactgccagggatggggcagccacagctgctctgctcactACCCTCATgctaaagaatttcttcttaatatctcatctcaatctctcctctggcaggttaaagccattccccttggcctgtccctacaggcccttgttcaaagcccctctccaggtttcctggagcccctttaggcactggagctgctctaaggtctccccttcaggagccttctcttctccaggctgccccagcccagctctctcagcctggctccagagcagagctgctccagccctcacagcagctccgtggccttctctggacttgctccaacaggtccatgtccctcttgtgttgttgccccagagctggatgcagcctGGGTCAGACCAGGGTCAGACCTTTCCTAACTGATGCTTCTTTGATAGCTGGTCTCGCTACCCTGTTGCCTTTGGTAGGCTTGTGGACACCGTTAGTTTGCAGTGTCTGTGGATAACTCCTGTAAATTTACTAAGGGCCAGCATGGAAGAACAAGATTGCCCAAGAAGAGCATCAGTCCCTGAGTGGTGGCTTGTGACAGCCCAGATTGCTTGGGCCCAACTCAGCGTCCTTTAAGTCTGTGAGAACTGTGAACTTCAGTGGGTGTTACCTGGGCCCATGGTGTTATTTTTGCTCTTGTACCTGTCTGCTAAATCACACTTAAAAGGAGCAAAATTGCTGTTGCTCCCACCTGTATCATGCAAGAACAGCCTTGTTGCCAAGGAAATATTATGCAATCATGAATGAGATACAGAATACCTCGTTCTTCCTTAAAGATTTAGATAACGCAAAAGAATGGGAAGAATTCGGAGAGGAATCATGGCCATAGACACAGATATTTGTGTAAAACACCCTGTGCCATTTGCTTGGGAATTTGTGCAATCCTGACCTATTTGTCCACCTCAGTGACCTGGAAAAGGGAGGTGAATTTTCAGAATGAAGGGCTGCTGCTTGTGTGAGAAGAACAACGGGTCCTTGTGCAGAGGGCAGGGTAGGGACCCATGGAGCTCCTGTGATGGATAGTTGTGGTTATAGGAAACCATTTCCTGGGTGAGATGTTGTGTGTTTGGTAAACCAAATGCCCCAGCCACAGCCACCCAGCTGAGCCACCCTCTTTGGGCTCGAGGTAGTTCAGAGAGTAGTGGAAGAGGTGTAAGGTAATTGCATTACCTCGTGTTGTCTGTGGTTAATGTCTCCCACACAGAGATGGCAGTCACAGCTTAGCTGCGAGGTGGTAACTTGCTACAGCTTGACATCAGCAAAGTACCTGCAGCTTGAGGAGGGGGAAATAAAGGCAGCTGACTGACTGTAGAAGTTTTCTGGCTAATAGGTGTGCTCAGAAATATGCTCAAAGTGTTTCTTCAAAACCTCCTTCTCCTGCGACCCAGAAAGATGAGTTCATCAGATATTTTCACAGCTGCTGTTCTCCatattcaggttttattttgtctttatggGCCTTACTGCCCCTGAGCCAGTGTGGTTTAGTTGATAAGGCTGTCTTTTCTCTGTTTGGCTTATTTAAAGCATAGGTTTCCCACagtcatgctgctgctgtgtgtttgcacagtGGCAGACACTGATTTTGGTGGCTGTATCAGTTGATGGATACAACGCAATACCAGTCCTTGGGCTGGATCTGGTTTagggggctgtgctggggccgCGGGCACTAACAGAGCTGCACTGCTGTGAGTTGGCTCCTGACAATGTTAGCCTGTGTGTGCAGTCCTGCAGGCTTAATTGGTGTGAATTAGACAACAACAAGGTGCTTTTCTCACATAAATATTTGATAGCAGCCAGTCAAAAAGCCTGTGTCCTGTTCTTCCATTTATCCATCAGGGAGAGCTTTGTCAAAGCAAAGATGATGGCTTGAAAGACCAGGAGAGATTGAAGTGAAGCTGTGGTGGAAAGGAAGACCACCAAGCACTGGTCCCCTGTCTGCTTTGGGCAGTCAGGTTTGGCTTTGTGGTGGTGGCTCTAGTTTACATCTGgtttaaagctgcttttaaaagaaataaataaatatatgtatttattttaaagccacCCTTGTACCCTGCATTTCTGGGTGGAGGACCACAGAGGATCTGTCTCCTGTTATGGGCTCTGTTTGACACATGAGCAACAGCCTCTGTGCTAGCATCCCTCCAAAGACTTCTTAGACAAGCCTGTTCCCTTTGAATCTTCTTTCCTCATGCAGGATCCACCCAgtcaaaaacaataaaacataaagctggaaagagaaaacaaagaaaaaagaaggacCTTTTGTGAGTTTTGTCTCTTGCTGCCAGTTGGCTGCACAACTTGAAACTCCTCAGATGctctttttgggtttttaattcCCTTCAAATCCATTCAAATGTGTTACTCTTTAAATTGCAGCAGGGATGTCTGTGAATAACCCCCAGACCCAGAGCGACAGCCCGGGGAATGAGGAGCCGgtctcctcctccagcaccagaTGGAGGAATACTCCTGCTAACCCCTTGTTTTTTTGGGAACAGAAGCTTTCTGTAGGGACACAGCTCCTGTGTGAAGCTGAGCTATAGGGTTTAAGTGGTGGCAGGTGGTGCTGAGCCGCAGAACAGGCCCTCACCTGGGGAGGGAGGTTCTCTTTTCCAGTCTCCATCGTGGTGAGGACAAAAGGCAACGGGCTGAGGGAATGACTGTTCAAAGCAGAGCGAGGTGTGCGGAGGGTGAGGCCTGGGCTGTGTGTGGGGTTGGTACCGGCGGCCGCTGTGGGGAGGCACGAGGCCgcagcacagcccagagcagggCCCAGCAGCTGCCATGGAGACGTGTCTGAGAGAGGGCGAAAGTGCCAGAGAGGAGTGAGGGGGGTAAAGAAAGGTGAGGAAGGGTGCTGTGAGCCCTGGGGTCAGTGGAGGTGGCGGGaagaggtgctggagcagggggatgcgCCCTGGCAGGAATGGCGGCCTGAGGAGGCCCTCTCACAGGGGCAGGTTCTCCTGACAGGAATGGTGTGTGGAGCCCCACAGGGGCAGGTTCTCCTGACAGGAATGGTCTGTGGAGCCCCACAGGGGCAGGTTCTCCTGACAGGAATGGTGTGTGGAGCCCCCACAGGAGCAGGTTCTCCTGACAGGAATGGTCTGTGGAGCCCCGACAGGAGCAGGTTCTCCTGACAGGAATGGCGTGTGGAGCTCCCACAGGAGCAGGTTCTCCTGACAGGAATGGCGTGTGGAGCCCCCACAGGGGCAGGTTCTCCTGACAGGAATGGTGTGTGGAGCCCCACAGGGGCAGGTTCTCCTGACAGGAATGGTGTGTGGAGCCCCCACAGGAGCAGGTTCTCCTGATGGGAATGGTGTGTGGAGCTCCCACAGGAGCAGGTTCTCCTGACGGGAATGGTGTGTGGAGCCCCACAGGGGCAGGTTCTCCTGATGGGAATGGTGTGTGGAGCCCCACAGGGGCAGGTTCTCCTGACAGGAATGGTCTGTGGAGCTCTCATGCAGGAGCATGGAAAATCCATGgtgagcagggagcagcagagaggaactgTTATGTTCTGATGGTATCTCTTCCAATTCCCTTTGGAGGGGAGGTAGAGCCATCGGGAGCGAAGCAGGGAAGTTGAGCCATGGAAAGAAGAGGGTGGGTGAGGGTGAGGTGTTGTGTTAGTTTTATCTCTGTTTCTCATTATCTAAACCAATTTAATTGACAATGAATTGAATTAATTTCCCCCAAGTCAAGCCTGTTTTGCCAGTGTCAGTAATTGGTGAGGGATCTCCATATCTTTATATCATTCTCTGAGCTTTTTATCTTACTTTTCCCCCATGTCCTGTTTGGGGAGGGGAATGATGGCGTGGTCGGGTAACCATCCAGCAACTGCCCGTGGTCAGcccaccacagcagcaaacattcattttgctaCTCTCAGTACCATTGGTGCCAAAAATGCTTGGCACAACCCCTGTGTCATGGCTGTAGCAAAAGCCAGATGACTGTTCATAAAAAAGCAGGACAGTGGGTGCTTCTGTTAAAGTTTTTGACTTCACTTGGTTCCTTGCTGCCTCTGCCATCCGTGGAGGTCTCATGGCTTATCGCTTGTTGAAGATGGATGCGGGGACAAGGCAGAAACAGAGTTTTATTTGCCTGAATGCAAGGGCGAGCCTTTCCTTGTCCATGAGGTGTCCAGTGCAGTAGCTGCTGCACAGCCTTTGTTGTAATGGAGATAGTGagtttaatgtttttgtttggttttggtatgtttggttttgttgttgtttgtgttttttatagATATGGCAACTGTTCACAGAGCAGGAAGAGTGAAAGGCAGAAGAGCAGGAGTGAGCCTCATGCCTTTGTGCCAGAGCGCTGCAGTGTGACTGCCTGTCACCTTCCTTTGCTAGGGGGAAAATGGAGGGGTTTTCCTTTGTTAAACCCACATCTCTGGGGCTGTGCTCCTCCTTGTTCCCACtcttgcttccttcttcctgctgaGAATAGGATTGGGAATTGAGGGAATTTAACTGTGTTTAGTGCCTGGCATGTAGTTCTGCATGTTGCAAAGGTAGACAACAAACCCTGGACCACCTTACGAAGTTGAAGCAGCGAGACAGGTTGGAGGTACATCAGTGGAAGGAAAGCTTTAGGATCTGTATGAGCTGGAGTTCAAATGTATTCCCTCAAAGGGTTTGGAGTGGTTTCCATTGCTATTGCATATGGGGTGCATGTAGTTTTAATCCTGTTCACTTAAGATGGAGCTCACTTGAGGGGAACGTGTGTTTTGTGTAGTGTTGAGTGGTGGCCAAGCAGCTTTCATTTAGCAGTCTAATTCCAGTGAGGGATTCCTGTGCTGGTGCCATTGCTATAGTAGGAAAAACTTGGCTTGGATATTCATGAGTTTTCTGATACTGTAGTATTTCAGGATTGCACCGGTTCCAGGAAGAGCCTCATCCTGACTTTTCTTTGAATGCCTGCCTGAAGCGACTGAACTCTTTGGGAGTGCAGTGCCAGTTCCTGGCAGATGGGGCTGGTGAAGATGACAGTGACATGTGCAGGGACACTTGACTGTgatttcctctcttcctttctgtcatGTACTCTGATATATTCAGAGTGCTAGTGATCTGCAAAAGGAAGATGTGATGTATGGTATCTGCATGTACTTTGTGCTAACTTTATTAATGCAGGAAGTTTATTTGTGGTCACTAAATCTTCAGTcatttaaatcagattttaattggtttaaaatttaaatggtTTGGGAGCAAAATTTCAGcctcactgaaatcaatggcaaaacCACCACTGCCACTGGGATAAGATTTGACCTGTGATGCTTTTAACAAATGTGTCTTCTAAAAACCCCTTCTGTTCctaattgcatttcttttgttcttttttccttaagtcTTGTGAAGAAAACAATCTGAAGACAATGCATCTGTGACCCCTGATACCAGCTTGTGAGCCAGGGCGATGGAAGTTGTAGAGGGCCGCCGGCATACTGGTCCCGTGGTAGCTCCAAATGGATATGCCAACAGGGTTTTCCAAGCAAACATGGAGGAAGGGAGTACTGACGCTTTGGAGGTGTGTGGTGCTGAGCGCTGCACCTCCAGTGACACCATCCCAAATGAACAGGAGGAGGCACCCAGATATAAGAAGACAACCAAGGGCAGCCGGATCTGGAATTTCGTTAGACGAAGGAAAGGACTCTCTGCAAATAAAGAAAGACCCCAGTCCATGATCCTGCTGGGAGTTACCTCTGAGGTCTCAGAACTGAAGAAACCATCCTTCATGGACAGGGTAAGGCCAtcaaaaaagggaagaagctCCAGGATGTCTAAGAATGTGGATTTGAGAGCATCCGGAGTCCAGGCTGCTTGTGACCCTGAGGAGGACCATCATGCCAGTGGGCAAAGAGCTGTCTACAGGATTAAGAAACTGGGTGACAGTCGGAGGCCCTCCCGCCACTCCTATGCGGGGTACATTGATGATCTGGACTCTTCTTTTGAAGACATAGAGCTGAATATCAGCATTCCTGAAATTGATGCCAATGAAAGTAAATGTCTCAGGGATATTAATGTCAGGTTACACAGTGAGGATAATGATAGTAACTGCCATAGAATACCAGCTAGAAAGAGTGAGTCTTTGAATTGTGAAAACTTTCAGAGCCCTGCAATTACAGAAGGGGACAATCAAAAGAGGGGTACTGTGCTCCCCcaggagggcaggagaggaggaagctCTGATGTCTGGAGCTATCTGAAAAGAATTTCATTAACTAGCAAAGATAATTCAAAGCCTCCAGATCAAAGGGCTGAAACCAGTTTCCAGAACTTAGAAAATATAACTGATCATTCTACATCTTATTGTGACTTTGATACGAGATGTGAGGAGAATGTCAGccagaggaaaaaatcaaaCGGTGCAACCAAAACCACTCACTTTGGGGGTGTTGTGAGGTTCTTAACCAGCATGGCCGAGGCAGCTCGGAGACTGCGAGGCTCCTCGAGGGCATTTTCACCTGATGAGAAGAGGCCTCAGCGGAGTTTCCGAGGCTGGAAGCAGGATGTTACCTCCCACAAAGAGGGCTTGGTTATTGAGAATGAGAGCACGAGGGCCTTCTGCACGGTGGGCGCGTGTCTGCAGTCCCCAGATTCAGGCACGTGGGATAATCTGAGCTTCGAGAGTTTAGTGGGGAAGGAGCCAGTGCAGCATTGCAAAACCACAGAAGTGTTGAAAGACGTTGGCTCCTCTGCCCTGGGCAGTGAGAACGACAGATTTAATGAAACATCACTTTCTCCCTTTGGGCCAAAACCATCCATCTCCCACCTGCCGGAGCTCGCAGACAGCTCTTTCACTGACCTAAATACTAAAGACCCCTCTGGGGATCTGATGGGCTTTCAACAGACAACTTTGACTAAAGAGGTTCGGGACACGGGCAGTACTTCAGAGAAGACACAGGTCATGGGCAGGGACCTGCCTTGTTCTGAAGGTCTTCCTTTGAATAATCTGGATTCTGTGGACCTGGGCTGTTCTCCACCTCCTGACTGTGATGTTTCTTCAGTGACTGAGACTCTGATTCACGTTCCACAGACAACCCTGACTGAACTTGATGCCGAGGACGTGGCTGGTGCTCCAGTGGTTGCTAAAGATGTGGATTCATCTCCAGCAGTGGCTCAGGAACTTTCAAAGCCAGAACTGGTTGTACAGGACTTGAGAAATCCTGAGCTGCCTTTGCAAGACTTGTCTAGAGGTGAGCTGGAGGTTCAGGGCTCGGGCAGTACTCTGGAGAAGGCACAGGTTACGGGCAGGGACCTGCCACAGTCTCAAGGTCTTCCTGTGAATAATCTGGATGCTGCGGACCTGGGCTATTCTCCAGCTGCTGATGGTGACATTTCTTCAGTGACTGAGGCTCTGATCCCTGTTCCACAGGCAACCCTGACTGAACTTGATGCCGAGGACGTGGCTGGTGCTCCAGTGGTTGCTAAAGACGTGGATCTGTCTCCAGCAGTGGCTCAGGAGCTTTCAAAGCCAGAACTGGATGTACAGGACTTGAGAAATCCTGAGCTGCCTTTGCAAGACTTGTCCAGGGGTGAGCTGGAGGTTCAGGACTCAGGCAGTACTCCAGAAGAGACACAGGCTGTGGGCAAGGAACTGCCATATTCTCAAGATCTTCATGTGAATAATCTGGATACTGTGGACTTGGACTGTTCTTCAGCTGCAGATGGTGACTTCTCTGCAGTGACCGAGGCTCCGACCCACCTCCCACAGCCGGCCCTGGCTGCAGAGGTCCAGGACTCCGGCACTTCTCCAGAGGAGACTCGGACTGTGGTCAGGGACCTGCCATGTTCTCAGGCTCTTCCTGTGGATGACCTGGATGCCGTGGGCCTGGGCTGTTCTGCAGTTGCTGATGTGGACTTCTCTGTAGTGACTTTCTTGAAGTGTTCCGCAGTCGCGGGCCCGGTtccagggcagagcagctgccaCCTGCGGAAGCGCGGAGCCGCTTCGTTCgcagagcagagctctgtggAGCTCACGGACTGCACCGATGAGTGCCAGCCCTTCCAGGTGCACGTCTCCAGGATCGTCTCCTCCGGACGCCTCAAGAACGGAAAGGTACGAGTAACTTTTACTATGATGTTGCAGTAAGACCATCCTGTTGTGCTGTATGGACATGGTTTGtacttgaaagcatttttatataTCCCTCACTGGGATTTTCAGTGAAGTAGGTGATCATGTGAATGATGGCAGGAGGCACAGCAGTTGGGTCAGTCCAGGAGGAGTCAGATAAGTGGCATATCCCTGAGGTATTAGTGTAAACCTCCAGAGCTGTGCCTCCTACAGCCCTTTGGGCATTTGTATCAGTGCCTCTAGAAGAGAGTTGTAGTAGAAGTTGATGTATTTCTAGGCAGGACCTTTAATATTTGTCCTTTCTGCATTTAGTTCATTTGAAGTAGAAACTTGTGAGAAGAGTGCTGTTGACACATCCAGAGGTTTGGAGTGTGCCATGGGCAACTGGCATTCAACAGTTGCACTTTCGCCCTTGTGTTCTTTTACCTAAAAAAGCAGTAGGGGTGGCAGTCATTGATTTTTATTGGGTGATGCTGGTTACAACACAACATCTAGAAAAGCCCTCCCAAAGCTGACAGATTTCCCCATTAACTCTCAGCCCATTGCTGTAGCACCTGCACATGTATCTCTGTGTGTGGAGCAGAAATCCCTGAGCAGTAGCAGTCTCatgaatcccagactggtttgggttggaagggaccttaaagatcatccagttccaacagTGGAagaggcaccttccactagaccaggttgctccaagcctcgtccagcctggccttgaacacttccagtggTGCCAGGCACGTGTTGCTCCCTGCCAGTTATGGAATCAGTGAGGTTTATCCACAAACCATGGTAGGACCTGTTGTGGAGCCCAGCTGGTTCCTGTTGGGTCCCTGCTGATTAGCCGAGGctaaaataatgatttattttatttttcatttgtttttaaggtGCCAGGTAGGGAAATTGGATCAATTTGTGAAGaaactttctcc
Above is a genomic segment from Strigops habroptila isolate Jane chromosome 9, bStrHab1.2.pri, whole genome shotgun sequence containing:
- the ARHGEF9 gene encoding rho guanine nucleotide exchange factor 9 isoform X3, with product MEVVEGRRHTGPVVAPNGYANRVFQANMEEGSTDALEVCGAERCTSSDTIPNEQEEAPRYKKTTKGSRIWNFVRRRKGLSANKERPQSMILLGVTSEVSELKKPSFMDRVRPSKKGRSSRMSKNVDLRASGVQAACDPEEDHHASGQRAVYRIKKLGDSRRPSRHSYAGYIDDLDSSFEDIELNISIPEIDANESKCLRDINVRLHSEDNDSNCHRIPARKSESLNCENFQSPAITEGDNQKRGTVLPQEGRRGGSSDVWSYLKRISLTSKDNSKPPDQRAETSFQNLENITDHSTSYCDFDTRCEENVSQRKKSNGATKTTHFGGVVRFLTSMAEAARRLRGSSRAFSPDEKRPQRSFRGWKQDVTSHKEGLVIENESTRAFCTVGACLQSPDSGTWDNLSFESLVGKEPVQHCKTTEVLKDVGSSALGSENDRFNETSLSPFGPKPSISHLPELADSSFTDLNTKDPSGDLMGFQQTTLTKEVRDTGSTSEKTQVMGRDLPCSEGLPLNNLDSVDLGCSPPPDCDVSSVTETLIHVPQTTLTELDAEDVAGAPVVAKDVDSSPAVAQELSKPELVVQDLRNPELPLQDLSRGELEVQGSGSTLEKAQVTGRDLPQSQGLPVNNLDAADLGYSPAADGDISSVTEALIPVPQATLTELDAEDVAGAPVVAKDVDLSPAVAQELSKPELDVQDLRNPELPLQDLSRGELEVQDSGSTPEETQAVGKELPYSQDLHVNNLDTVDLDCSSAADGDFSAVTEAPTHLPQPALAAEVQDSGTSPEETRTVVRDLPCSQALPVDDLDAVGLGCSAVADVDFSVVTFLKCSAVAGPVPGQSSCHLRKRGAASFAEQSSVELTDCTDECQPFQVHVSRIVSSGRLKNGKPMSHPSQPSPQTPPFKVLVERCRSEPLSQSTPMGLDQLGGRMQHLLKRRAENEQASKTLKVRGNCRNGGRRWNLFKPGAEKLQISRLISGGSIVSAEAVWDHVTMANRELAFKAGDVIKVLDASNKDWWWGQIDDEEGWFPASFVRLWVNQEDGVEEGTSDVQNGHLDPSADCLCLGRTVQNRDQMRANVINEIMSTERHYIKHLKDICEGYLKQCRKRRDMFSDEQLKIIFGNIEDIYRFQMGFVRDLEKQYNNEDPHLSEIGPCFLEHQDGFWIYSEYCNNHLDACMELSKLMKDSRYQHFFEACRLLQQMIDIAIDGFLLTPVQKICKYPLQLAELLKYTAQDHSDYRYVAAALAVMRNVTLQINERKRRLENIDKIAQWQASVLDWEGDDILDRSSELIYTGEMSWIYQPYGRNQQRVFFLFDHQLVLCKKDLIRRDILYYKGRIDLDKYEVVDTEDGRDDDFNVSMKNAFKLHNKETEEMHLFFTKKLEDKLRWIRAFREERKMVKEDEKIGFEISENQKRQAAMTVKKVSKQKGVSYSKSVPPAYPPPQDPLNQGQYMVTDGISQSQVFEFTEPRRSQAPFWQNFSRE
- the ARHGEF9 gene encoding rho guanine nucleotide exchange factor 9 isoform X2, whose translation is MEVVEGRRHTGPVVAPNGYANRVFQANMEEGSTDALEVCGAERCTSSDTIPNEQEEAPRYKKTTKGSRIWNFVRRRKGLSANKERPQSMILLGVTSEVSELKKPSFMDRVRPSKKGRSSRMSKNVDLRASGVQAACDPEEDHHASGQRAVYRIKKLGDSRRPSRHSYAGYIDDLDSSFEDIELNISIPEIDANESKCLRDINVRLHSEDNDSNCHRIPARKSESLNCENFQSPAITEGDNQKRGTVLPQEGRRGGSSDVWSYLKRISLTSKDNSKPPDQRAETSFQNLENITDHSTSYCDFDTRCEENVSQRKKSNGATKTTHFGGVVRFLTSMAEAARRLRGSSRAFSPDEKRPQRSFRGWKQDVTSHKEGLVIENESTRAFCTVGACLQSPDSGTWDNLSFESLVGKEPVQHCKTTEVLKDVGSSALGSENDRFNETSLSPFGPKPSISHLPELADSSFTDLNTKDPSGDLMGFQQTTLTKEVRDTGSTSEKTQVMGRDLPCSEGLPLNNLDSVDLGCSPPPDCDVSSVTETLIHVPQTTLTELDAEDVAGAPVVAKDVDSSPAVAQELSKPELVVQDLRNPELPLQDLSRGELEVQGSGSTLEKAQVTGRDLPQSQGLPVNNLDAADLGYSPAADGDISSVTEALIPVPQATLTELDAEDVAGAPVVAKDVDLSPAVAQELSKPELDVQDLRNPELPLQDLSRGELEVQDSGSTPEETQAVGKELPYSQDLHVNNLDTVDLDCSSAADGDFSAVTEAPTHLPQPALAAEVQDSGTSPEETRTVVRDLPCSQALPVDDLDAVGLGCSAVADVDFSVVTFLKCSAVAGPVPGQSSCHLRKRGAASFAEQSSVELTDCTDECQPFQVHVSRIVSSGRLKNGKPMSHPSQPSPQTPPFKVLVERCRSEPLSQSTPMGLDQLGGRMQHLLKRRAENEQASKTLKVRGNCRNGGRRWNLFKPGAEKLQISRLISGGSIVSAEAVWDHVTMANRELAFKAGDVIKVLDASNKDWWWGQIDDEEGWFPASFVRLWVNQEDGVEEGTSDVQNGHLDPSADCLCLGRTVQNRDQMRANVINEIMSTERHYIKHLKDICEGYLKQCRKRRDMFSDEQLKIIFGNIEDIYRFQMGFVRDLEKQYNNEDPHLSEIGPCFLEHQDGFWIYSEYCNNHLDACMELSKLMKDSRYQHFFEACRLLQQMIDIAIDGFLLTPVQKICKYPLQLAELLKYTAQDHSDYRYVAAALAVMRNVTLQINERKRRLENIDKIAQWQASVLDWEGDDILDRSSELIYTGEMSWIYQPYGRNQQRVFFLFDHQLVLCKKDLIRRDILYYKGRIDLDKYEVVDTEDGRDDDFNVSMKNAFKLHNKETEEMHLFFTKKLEDKLRWIRAFREERKMVKEDEKIGFEISENQKRQAAMTVKKVSKQKGVSYSKSVPPAYPPPQDPLNQGQYMVTDGISQSQVFEFTEPRRSQAPFWQNFSRLTPFKK
- the ARHGEF9 gene encoding rho guanine nucleotide exchange factor 9 isoform X1; the encoded protein is MEVVEGRRHTGPVVAPNGYANRVFQANMEEGSTDALEVCGAERCTSSDTIPNEQEEAPRYKKTTKGSRIWNFVRRRKGLSANKERPQSMILLGVTSEVSELKKPSFMDRVRPSKKGRSSRMSKNVDLRASGVQAACDPEEDHHASGQRAVYRIKKLGDSRRPSRHSYAGYIDDLDSSFEDIELNISIPEIDANESKCLRDINVRLHSEDNDSNCHRIPARKSESLNCENFQSPAITEGDNQKRGTVLPQEGRRGGSSDVWSYLKRISLTSKDNSKPPDQRAETSFQNLENITDHSTSYCDFDTRCEENVSQRKKSNGATKTTHFGGVVRFLTSMAEAARRLRGSSRAFSPDEKRPQRSFRGWKQDVTSHKEGLVIENESTRAFCTVGACLQSPDSGTWDNLSFESLVGKEPVQHCKTTEVLKDVGSSALGSENDRFNETSLSPFGPKPSISHLPELADSSFTDLNTKDPSGDLMGFQQTTLTKEVRDTGSTSEKTQVMGRDLPCSEGLPLNNLDSVDLGCSPPPDCDVSSVTETLIHVPQTTLTELDAEDVAGAPVVAKDVDSSPAVAQELSKPELVVQDLRNPELPLQDLSRGELEVQGSGSTLEKAQVTGRDLPQSQGLPVNNLDAADLGYSPAADGDISSVTEALIPVPQATLTELDAEDVAGAPVVAKDVDLSPAVAQELSKPELDVQDLRNPELPLQDLSRGELEVQDSGSTPEETQAVGKELPYSQDLHVNNLDTVDLDCSSAADGDFSAVTEAPTHLPQPALAAEVQDSGTSPEETRTVVRDLPCSQALPVDDLDAVGLGCSAVADVDFSVVTFLKCSAVAGPVPGQSSCHLRKRGAASFAEQSSVELTDCTDECQPFQVHVSRIVSSGRLKNGKPMSHPSQPSPQTPPFKVLVERCRSEPLSQSTPMGLDQLGGRMQHLLKRRAENEQASKTLKVRGNCRNGGRRWNLFKPGAEKLQISRLISGGSIVSAEAVWDHVTMANRELAFKAGDVIKVLDASNKDWWWGQIDDEEGWFPASFVRLWVNQEDGVEEGTSDVQNGHLDPSADCLCLGRTVQNRDQMRANVINEIMSTERHYIKHLKDICEGYLKQCRKRRDMFSDEQLKIIFGNIEDIYRFQMGFVRDLEKQYNNEDPHLSEIGPCFLEHQDGFWIYSEYCNNHLDACMELSKLMKDSRYQHFFEACRLLQQMIDIAIDGFLLTPVQKICKYPLQLAELLKYTAQDHSDYRYVAAALAVMRNVTLQINERKRRLENIDKIAQWQASVLDWEGDDILDRSSELIYTGEMSWIYQPYGRNQQRVFFLFDHQLVLCKKDLIRRDILYYKGRIDLDKYEVVDTEDGRDDDFNVSMKNAFKLHNKETEEMHLFFTKKLEDKLRWIRAFREERKMVKEDEKIGFEISENQKRQAAMTVKKVSKQKGVSYSKSVPPAYPPPQDPLNQGQYMVTDGISQSQVFEFTEPRRSQAPFWQNFSRYGAAREESLASPAAAVVSRYTKEIQSLWTGKRK